One window of Brevibacterium pigmentatum genomic DNA carries:
- a CDS encoding acyl-CoA dehydrogenase family protein yields MSRIPAEVEELRQRTRTFIREVVIPAEPHPGDYLDEAVLADLKAKAEEAGVFAPHVPTEWGGQGVPIEFWSPIFQEAGYSPIGPAVLNCMAPDEGNMHMLEQIATKEQKEQFLAPLAAGDARSSFAMTEPHPGTGSDPSALATRAVKDGDDWVITGDKRFISGAELCTFFIVMAATDAEDSADAGDGSGSAQARKGQAATMFLVPKDTPGVSVGRSIHTVDRTIAGGHPYVHFDDVRVPASAILGEPGKGFAYAQVRLAPARLTHCMRWLGLARRALDTALDRAEHREAFGDILARQGLAQELIAQSVIDIETSDAMITKTSEVLATDAKEANSRSSIAKVYCSEAVYRVIDRAIQITGGDGVSDQLPLIQYLNDVRPFRIYDGATETHKFAISRRASSKRRKEVAAGAPRLDNVGEAR; encoded by the coding sequence ATGAGCCGGATTCCCGCAGAGGTCGAGGAGCTGCGCCAGCGCACACGCACCTTCATCCGCGAGGTCGTCATCCCCGCCGAACCTCACCCGGGTGACTACCTCGACGAGGCGGTCCTCGCCGATCTCAAGGCCAAGGCCGAGGAAGCCGGCGTCTTCGCCCCTCACGTGCCCACCGAATGGGGTGGACAGGGCGTGCCGATCGAATTCTGGTCCCCGATTTTCCAGGAGGCCGGCTACTCGCCGATCGGACCCGCTGTACTCAACTGCATGGCCCCCGACGAGGGCAATATGCACATGCTCGAGCAGATCGCCACGAAGGAGCAGAAAGAGCAGTTCCTCGCTCCGCTGGCCGCCGGCGATGCCCGCTCATCGTTCGCCATGACCGAACCCCACCCGGGCACCGGTTCCGACCCGTCGGCGCTCGCCACCCGCGCGGTCAAGGACGGCGACGACTGGGTCATCACCGGCGACAAGCGCTTCATCTCCGGTGCTGAACTGTGCACCTTTTTCATCGTCATGGCTGCCACCGATGCCGAGGACTCCGCCGACGCCGGCGACGGCTCCGGTTCAGCTCAGGCCCGCAAGGGGCAGGCAGCCACGATGTTCCTCGTGCCCAAGGACACCCCCGGCGTCAGCGTCGGCCGGTCGATCCACACGGTCGATCGCACCATCGCCGGCGGCCACCCCTACGTCCACTTCGACGACGTCCGCGTCCCCGCCTCGGCGATCCTCGGTGAACCCGGTAAGGGATTCGCCTACGCTCAGGTGCGCCTGGCACCCGCCCGCCTCACGCACTGCATGCGGTGGCTGGGACTGGCCCGCCGCGCACTCGACACGGCACTCGACCGCGCCGAACACCGTGAGGCGTTCGGCGACATCTTGGCACGTCAGGGCCTCGCTCAGGAGCTCATCGCGCAGTCGGTCATCGACATCGAGACCTCCGACGCGATGATCACGAAGACCTCCGAGGTGCTCGCCACCGACGCGAAGGAAGCGAACTCGCGGTCCTCCATCGCGAAGGTCTACTGCTCCGAAGCCGTCTACCGCGTCATCGACCGCGCCATCCAGATCACCGGCGGCGACGGAGTCTCCGACCAGCTGCCGCTGATCCAGTACCTCAACGACGTCCGCCCGTTCCGCATCTACGACGGCGCCACCGAGACGCACAAGTTCGCGATCTCCCGCCGCGCCTCGTCGAAGCGCCGCAAGGAAGTCGCCGCAGGTGCGCCCCGCCTCGACAACGTCGGGGAGGCACGATGA
- a CDS encoding SDR family oxidoreductase — protein sequence MSDSTSAAQPTAASAGPKSGRRFEGQVAVITGASRGIGLGVARRLNAEGATVVLTARKPEALNEAVATFPEGTALAIAGKADDPAHRAEVFDTIAQKFGRLDVLVANAGINPVYGPLVDIELDAARKIFDVNVLGTLAWVQDAVHHEGLKFRENKGRVVTLSSVAGQVPSEGIGFYGISKAAVSHLTKTLAVELGPDIRVNAVAPAVVKTKFATALYEGREEQVASAYPVKRLGTPEDIAGAVAYLASDDADWITAQVLTADGGVVTAGGSA from the coding sequence ATGTCAGACAGCACCTCAGCCGCTCAGCCCACGGCCGCCTCGGCGGGTCCGAAATCCGGTCGCCGCTTCGAAGGACAGGTCGCCGTCATCACCGGTGCCAGCCGCGGCATCGGACTCGGCGTCGCTCGGCGGCTCAACGCCGAGGGGGCCACCGTCGTCCTCACGGCACGCAAGCCCGAAGCGCTCAACGAAGCCGTCGCAACGTTCCCCGAAGGCACGGCGCTGGCCATCGCCGGCAAGGCCGATGACCCGGCGCACCGAGCAGAGGTGTTCGACACGATCGCGCAGAAGTTCGGCCGTCTCGACGTGCTCGTGGCGAATGCGGGAATCAACCCCGTCTACGGCCCGCTCGTCGATATCGAGCTCGACGCTGCGCGAAAGATCTTCGACGTCAACGTCCTCGGCACCCTCGCCTGGGTGCAGGACGCCGTTCACCACGAGGGGCTGAAGTTCCGCGAGAACAAAGGCCGCGTCGTGACACTGTCCTCGGTCGCCGGGCAGGTCCCGAGCGAGGGCATCGGCTTCTACGGGATCTCGAAGGCGGCGGTCTCGCACCTGACGAAGACGCTCGCCGTCGAACTCGGCCCCGATATCCGCGTCAACGCCGTCGCCCCGGCCGTGGTGAAGACGAAGTTTGCGACTGCGCTCTACGAAGGCCGAGAGGAACAGGTCGCCTCCGCGTATCCGGTCAAGCGCCTCGGCACTCCCGAGGACATCGCCGGCGCGGTCGCCTACCTTGCTTCCGACGACGCGGATTGGATCACGGCCCAGGTGCTCACCGCCGATGGGGGAGTCGTCACCGCCGGCGGCAGCGCCTGA
- a CDS encoding TetR/AcrR family transcriptional regulator, translated as MSNAPTIEWRDYDAPLLSPILQAALDNFVKGGFHGTSIRQLAGAAGLSVPGLYHHFASKHAILAEIDNLAMEDLWQRSVAALDDGDQAPLARFDRLIECLLLFHAHQSDLAFIAFSEIRSLQGQHREAHIAARDRQQKLLDEVVEQCVADGSFSTEFPRDASRAITTICTGVSQWYRSDGELTPADLAERYGVICAHAAGLPVK; from the coding sequence GTGAGCAACGCACCCACGATCGAATGGCGGGACTACGACGCGCCCCTGCTGTCGCCGATCCTCCAGGCCGCCCTCGACAACTTCGTCAAGGGCGGATTCCATGGCACGAGCATCCGCCAGCTCGCCGGAGCAGCCGGACTGTCAGTGCCTGGCCTCTACCATCACTTTGCCTCGAAGCATGCGATCCTCGCCGAGATCGACAACCTGGCCATGGAAGATCTGTGGCAGCGCAGCGTCGCGGCTCTGGACGATGGCGACCAGGCCCCCCTGGCGCGATTCGACCGACTCATCGAGTGTCTGCTGCTCTTCCACGCTCACCAATCCGACCTCGCCTTCATCGCGTTCAGCGAGATCCGCAGCCTGCAGGGCCAACACCGAGAAGCCCATATCGCCGCACGTGACCGGCAGCAGAAACTCCTCGACGAGGTGGTCGAGCAGTGCGTTGCCGACGGCAGCTTCAGCACTGAGTTCCCACGGGATGCCTCGCGGGCGATTACGACGATCTGCACGGGCGTCTCGCAGTGGTACCGCTCCGACGGTGAACTCACCCCGGCCGATCTGGCCGAACGCTATGGCGTCATCTGCGCCCACGCCGCCGGTCTGCCGGTGAAATAG
- a CDS encoding SDR family oxidoreductase codes for MSESTIGRRFEGQVALVTGSSRGIGLGIAQRLQAEGATVVLTARKPEPLAETVAEFPDSTAIGIAGKADDPAHRAEVFDTIAEKFGRLDVLVTNVGINPVYGETVDIDLDAARKILEVNVLGTLAWIQGAVNHEGLRFRENKGRILSISSVAGQNPSEGIGMYGVSKAAVSHLVKTLAVELGPEIRVNGIAPAVVKTRFATALYEGKEEEVTAAYPAGRLGAPEDIGAAAAYLTSSDSDWITAQILTADGGLITAGGTA; via the coding sequence ATGAGCGAATCAACGATCGGACGCCGATTCGAAGGGCAGGTCGCCCTCGTCACGGGATCGAGCCGCGGCATCGGACTCGGCATCGCCCAGCGGCTGCAGGCCGAAGGCGCAACCGTCGTCCTCACCGCCCGCAAGCCCGAACCACTGGCCGAGACCGTCGCCGAATTCCCCGACAGCACCGCCATCGGCATCGCCGGCAAAGCCGATGACCCGGCTCACCGCGCCGAGGTCTTCGACACGATCGCTGAGAAGTTCGGTCGCCTCGACGTGCTCGTCACGAACGTCGGCATCAACCCCGTCTACGGCGAAACCGTCGACATCGACCTCGACGCCGCGCGCAAGATCCTCGAGGTCAACGTGCTCGGCACCCTGGCCTGGATTCAGGGCGCGGTCAACCATGAGGGGCTGCGCTTCCGTGAGAACAAGGGCCGGATCCTCTCGATCTCGTCGGTTGCCGGACAAAACCCCAGCGAAGGCATCGGCATGTACGGAGTCTCGAAGGCTGCCGTGTCCCACCTCGTGAAGACCCTCGCTGTCGAACTCGGACCCGAAATCCGTGTCAACGGCATCGCTCCGGCCGTCGTCAAGACCCGTTTCGCCACCGCCCTCTACGAAGGCAAGGAAGAAGAAGTCACCGCAGCCTACCCGGCCGGCCGCCTCGGCGCGCCGGAGGACATCGGCGCAGCCGCGGCATACCTGACCTCGTCCGACTCGGACTGGATCACCGCCCAGATTCTCACCGCCGATGGCGGACTCATCACAGCAGGAGGCACAGCATGA
- a CDS encoding class I adenylate-forming enzyme family protein encodes MAADTTSTTPQHVWTRLYPAGVGADPEIHDESAAHAWNARVDAHPDQTAVTYRGTTYTTTAIDREAEALATGFLERGLTKSSVIGVYLQNVPQFAVALLAAWKIGVVPLVLNPMYRGRELRALIDDSAASAIICDESDFAQVQETLAGGSVTWVLTANDDEYATDPTLATVDTTPAEAAPADSGIAVDAWASFLAAHRAEAPARRTELLPGLDDAALLTYTSGTTGPAKGAIGTHRNVLAVARSYGAWMSLGEGDVMLAIAPLFHITGAVACAATSLIFPITLDFIGRVNADKIVTAIRDDKVTVTIGSITVYNALLEHESATAEDLQSIRYLYSGGAPVPPATVERFRKRFGHYIHNIYGMTETASAVIGVPPGTEAPVDPATDTLAIGVPFPGLEARIVDVAEGTVITDTTSGELELRGPQITPGYLGKPEADEAAFDHGWLRTGDVGVMDDAGWIYLVDRIKDQINASGYKVWPREVEDVLYEHPAVLEAAVVGQPDDYRGETVVAYVSLRAGQDAAPEELIAFTKGRLAAYKYPRIVHVMSDLPKTHTGKIQRRMLRDSGKDKPATQEKQ; translated from the coding sequence ATGGCAGCCGACACCACTTCCACCACCCCGCAGCACGTGTGGACGCGGCTCTACCCCGCCGGAGTCGGCGCGGATCCGGAGATCCACGACGAATCCGCCGCTCATGCGTGGAATGCCCGCGTCGATGCCCACCCCGACCAGACGGCCGTCACCTACCGCGGCACCACCTACACGACGACCGCCATCGACCGCGAAGCCGAGGCGCTCGCCACCGGATTCCTCGAACGCGGACTCACGAAGTCGAGCGTCATCGGCGTCTATCTCCAAAACGTCCCGCAATTCGCCGTCGCACTGCTGGCCGCTTGGAAGATCGGCGTCGTCCCACTCGTCCTCAACCCCATGTACCGCGGCCGAGAACTGCGCGCGCTGATCGACGATTCGGCCGCCTCGGCGATCATCTGCGACGAAAGCGACTTCGCTCAGGTCCAGGAGACGCTCGCCGGCGGATCGGTGACTTGGGTGCTGACGGCGAACGACGACGAATACGCCACCGACCCGACCCTCGCGACCGTCGACACCACCCCCGCCGAGGCGGCCCCCGCCGATTCCGGCATCGCCGTCGACGCCTGGGCATCCTTCCTCGCCGCGCACCGAGCCGAAGCTCCCGCCCGCCGGACCGAACTGCTGCCCGGCCTCGACGACGCTGCACTGCTTACCTACACCTCGGGCACGACCGGCCCCGCCAAGGGCGCTATCGGCACCCACCGCAACGTGTTGGCCGTGGCCCGGTCGTACGGAGCGTGGATGAGCCTCGGCGAAGGTGACGTCATGCTCGCCATCGCCCCGCTCTTCCACATCACCGGAGCCGTCGCCTGCGCGGCGACCTCGCTGATCTTCCCGATCACGCTTGACTTCATCGGCCGCGTCAACGCGGACAAGATCGTCACCGCCATCCGTGATGACAAGGTCACCGTGACCATCGGCTCGATCACCGTCTACAACGCCCTGCTCGAACACGAATCGGCCACAGCTGAGGACCTGCAGAGCATCCGCTACCTCTACTCCGGTGGAGCCCCCGTGCCGCCGGCCACGGTCGAGCGCTTCCGGAAGCGGTTCGGCCATTACATCCACAACATCTACGGAATGACCGAAACCGCCTCGGCGGTCATCGGAGTCCCGCCCGGCACCGAGGCACCCGTCGACCCGGCCACCGATACCCTGGCCATCGGCGTGCCATTCCCCGGACTCGAAGCCCGCATCGTCGACGTCGCCGAAGGCACCGTCATCACCGACACCACCTCCGGCGAACTCGAACTGCGCGGACCCCAGATCACGCCCGGTTACCTCGGCAAACCCGAAGCCGACGAGGCGGCCTTCGACCACGGCTGGCTGCGCACGGGCGACGTCGGAGTCATGGACGACGCCGGCTGGATCTACCTCGTCGACAGGATCAAGGACCAGATCAACGCCTCCGGCTACAAGGTATGGCCGCGCGAGGTCGAGGACGTCCTCTATGAACATCCGGCCGTTCTCGAAGCTGCCGTCGTCGGCCAGCCCGACGACTACCGCGGCGAGACCGTCGTCGCCTACGTCTCGCTTCGCGCCGGTCAGGACGCCGCCCCCGAGGAACTCATCGCCTTCACGAAGGGACGACTTGCGGCGTACAAGTACCCGCGCATCGTCCATGTGATGAGCGATCTGCCCAAGACGCACACCGGAAAGATCCAGCGGAGGATGCTCCGCGATTCCGGCAAGGACAAGCCCGCAACACAGGAGAAGCAATGA